The following coding sequences lie in one Arthrobacter sp. PGP41 genomic window:
- a CDS encoding tripartite tricarboxylate transporter permease — MLDSAMAALASLADPSLLIMLLIGTVAGLIMGLIPGLGGTGAVAILLPITFGMEPPQALALLIGALAVVHTSDTVSAVLLGAPGSASASVTMLDGYSMAKKGQAARALTLAFLSSMAGGIIGAVGLTLAIPLARPLVLSFASPELFMLTVLGVSLAAVLSRGNIIKGISAGLLGLILGMVGTSPTTAEERFTFGSLFLGDGLSLVAVALGIFGLAEIASRASQRRGEKQTISLGGGWGQGIREWLTHWTQVIRGALIGIWAGVLPGVGATAGTWMAYGQAVATAKDKRQFGKGDPRGIVGPESANNSVEAGDLIPTLLFGIPGGVPSAMLLGMLLTYGIQPGPSIITEHLDLMYLIVWSFAIASILGALLCFLSVKQLAKLTKVPFAVLAAGLVAIMLLGSFQEGGQLGDLWIMIILGVFGWLLKSTGFPRAPFLIGFVLAIPLERYYFLTDSLYEGFDWMARPGVMVFLAILILPMIWAFIKFIRARRHTNLDDGHRDEQPEDDEAPLKNSTWSLAASGIFFVAFAAALISSASFSPEARLVPQLVSTGGLIFSGILLFVEIRRRLRGRTPKADEILAEEIEGIRETQPAKAGWTLDAKFALKTFLWMTGFLALTAAFGYLIAVTIFIPAFLLIVARARLKVTIIYTGVLYIVLVALPSLLPIDLPQGWLNSLV; from the coding sequence ATGCTTGACTCCGCAATGGCAGCGCTGGCATCCCTCGCTGATCCCTCCCTGCTCATCATGCTCCTGATCGGCACCGTCGCCGGCCTGATCATGGGCCTCATCCCGGGACTTGGCGGCACCGGCGCCGTCGCAATCCTGCTGCCCATCACCTTCGGCATGGAACCGCCCCAGGCTCTGGCGCTCCTCATCGGCGCCCTCGCCGTCGTCCACACCTCAGACACCGTCTCTGCGGTACTGCTCGGCGCCCCAGGCTCAGCATCCGCCAGCGTCACCATGCTCGACGGCTACTCCATGGCCAAAAAAGGGCAGGCAGCACGCGCCCTGACCCTTGCGTTCCTCTCCTCCATGGCCGGAGGCATCATCGGCGCAGTCGGCCTGACCCTGGCGATCCCGCTGGCCAGGCCCCTCGTCCTGTCCTTCGCCAGCCCCGAGCTCTTCATGCTGACCGTCCTCGGCGTATCTTTAGCGGCAGTCTTGTCACGGGGAAACATCATCAAGGGCATCTCGGCCGGCCTCCTCGGCCTGATCCTGGGCATGGTTGGAACCTCACCGACCACAGCAGAAGAACGCTTCACCTTCGGCAGCCTCTTCCTCGGGGACGGCCTTTCCCTCGTCGCTGTTGCCCTGGGCATCTTCGGTCTGGCCGAAATCGCATCCCGCGCCAGCCAGCGTCGCGGCGAAAAGCAAACCATCAGCCTCGGCGGCGGATGGGGCCAGGGCATCCGGGAATGGCTCACTCACTGGACGCAGGTCATCCGCGGAGCGCTCATCGGTATCTGGGCAGGCGTCCTGCCCGGCGTCGGCGCCACCGCCGGAACCTGGATGGCCTACGGCCAGGCCGTCGCAACCGCCAAAGACAAGCGCCAGTTCGGCAAGGGAGACCCCCGCGGCATCGTCGGCCCCGAAAGCGCCAACAACTCCGTGGAAGCCGGCGACCTGATCCCCACCCTCCTCTTCGGCATCCCCGGCGGCGTGCCCTCAGCGATGCTCCTGGGCATGCTCCTCACATACGGCATCCAGCCCGGCCCCTCGATCATCACAGAACACCTCGACCTGATGTACCTGATCGTCTGGTCCTTCGCGATTGCCTCGATCCTTGGCGCGCTGCTCTGCTTCCTCAGCGTCAAACAGCTCGCAAAACTGACCAAGGTCCCCTTCGCCGTCCTGGCAGCAGGCCTTGTAGCCATCATGCTCCTGGGCTCCTTCCAGGAAGGCGGCCAGCTCGGCGACCTCTGGATCATGATCATCCTTGGCGTCTTCGGCTGGCTGCTGAAATCGACAGGATTCCCCAGGGCACCATTCCTGATAGGTTTCGTCCTGGCCATCCCGCTGGAACGCTACTACTTCCTCACCGACAGCCTCTACGAAGGATTCGACTGGATGGCCCGCCCCGGCGTCATGGTCTTCCTGGCGATCCTGATCCTGCCGATGATCTGGGCCTTCATCAAATTCATCCGCGCCCGCCGACACACCAACCTTGACGATGGTCACCGGGACGAACAGCCCGAGGACGACGAAGCACCGCTGAAGAATTCAACCTGGTCCCTCGCAGCATCAGGCATCTTCTTCGTCGCCTTCGCCGCCGCCCTAATCTCGTCCGCTTCATTCTCACCGGAGGCCAGGCTGGTCCCCCAGCTGGTGAGCACCGGAGGCCTGATCTTCTCCGGCATCCTGCTCTTCGTTGAGATCCGGAGAAGGCTTCGCGGCAGAACCCCGAAGGCAGATGAGATCCTGGCCGAGGAGATAGAGGGCATCCGTGAAACACAGCCCGCGAAGGCAGGCTGGACTCTTGACGCAAAGTTCGCGTTGAAGACCTTCCTGTGGATGACGGGCTTCCTGGCTCTCACGGCCGCGTTCGGATACCTGATTGCAGTCACGATCTTCATCCCGGCCTTCCTCCTGATAGTCGCAAGGGCCCGGCTTAAGGTGACCATCATCTACACCGGCGTCCTGTACATCGTTCTAGTGGCTCTGCCCTCGCTGCTGCCTATTGACCTCCCGCAGGGCTGGCTTAACAGCCTCGTCTAG
- a CDS encoding LysR family transcriptional regulator, with amino-acid sequence MLNVRRLELLLDVVELGSITAAAEKHVYSPSGVSQQLRRLEAEIGQPLLQRQTRGMVPTDAGHVLASHTRRILRQMAAAEADLAEIAGLNRGSLTMGTFPTLGGSFLPLVISRFKKQYPAIELHVRSTRFEELLEMLENGQVGVSLLWDYEWNRISPEDFALTTVFEDATALIVGKDHRLARRKQVDMTDLANEEWIVRGEEHPVVEVLQRSSRAAGFTPRISFYANDYQEAQAMVSVGLGIALAPRTAVVNKHPGVSIISLGTSAPSRRILLAHRHDRVRAPAEIAFQSTLLEVAKDATADFR; translated from the coding sequence GTGTTGAACGTCAGGAGACTGGAGTTGCTGCTGGACGTCGTGGAACTTGGTTCCATAACAGCTGCCGCGGAAAAGCACGTCTACTCACCGTCCGGTGTTTCCCAGCAGCTCCGACGTCTGGAAGCCGAAATTGGCCAGCCGCTGCTGCAGCGCCAAACCCGGGGAATGGTACCAACGGACGCCGGGCACGTTCTGGCGTCGCACACCCGCCGCATTCTTCGCCAGATGGCTGCGGCAGAGGCCGACCTGGCGGAGATCGCAGGGCTTAATCGCGGCAGCCTGACCATGGGCACCTTCCCTACGCTGGGTGGGTCGTTCCTTCCCCTGGTCATCAGCCGCTTCAAGAAGCAATACCCCGCGATTGAACTCCACGTCCGCAGCACACGGTTTGAAGAGCTGCTTGAAATGCTCGAAAACGGGCAGGTGGGAGTGTCCCTCTTATGGGACTACGAGTGGAACCGGATCAGTCCTGAAGACTTCGCGCTGACCACCGTCTTCGAAGACGCCACCGCGCTCATCGTAGGCAAGGACCATCGGCTGGCACGTCGGAAACAAGTGGACATGACCGATCTGGCCAACGAGGAATGGATTGTCCGGGGCGAGGAACACCCCGTCGTCGAAGTCCTCCAAAGGAGTTCCCGGGCCGCCGGGTTCACCCCGCGGATATCCTTCTACGCCAACGATTACCAGGAAGCCCAAGCCATGGTCAGCGTCGGACTGGGAATAGCCCTTGCGCCCCGGACCGCGGTAGTCAACAAGCACCCCGGGGTCAGCATCATTTCGCTGGGAACGAGCGCGCCCTCGCGCCGGATACTGCTGGCCCACCGGCACGACAGAGTGCGCGCTCCCGCGGAAATAGCCTTCCAATCCACACTGCTGGAGGTCGCCAAGGACGCAACGGCCGATTTTAGGTGA
- a CDS encoding PrpF domain-containing protein: MYKIPATWMRGGTSKCWVFEWDNLQVPGKSVDEVLLRLFGSPDNRQIDGVGGGTSTTSKAVILSRSLSDEADVDYTFAQVGIDEQKVDWGSNCGNCSAVVAPYAIERGWVSAGAESTSVRALNTNTNQLILQKVPTPGGRLQQAGTQDIPGVPFPGLPVGMGFLDPAGRTTGKLFPTGNPLDKVTFDGRQVEATLIDAGAPLIILEAESVGLTGTETAADIDARAGLLMHLDDVRRDAAVRMGLASAPAEARRAIPKLALVAKATAGEEADLVVMMLSMGRLHPALAVTGSVALTMAAQHEGTVVWGLISQDATSGLTMRTPAGIVQTWAESRLGTPVVGTLRSARRIADAELLLPETW; encoded by the coding sequence ATGTATAAGATCCCAGCGACGTGGATGCGAGGCGGTACCAGCAAGTGCTGGGTGTTCGAATGGGACAACCTGCAGGTTCCGGGTAAAAGCGTGGATGAGGTGCTCCTGCGTCTGTTCGGCAGCCCCGACAACCGCCAGATCGATGGCGTCGGCGGCGGAACCTCCACCACGAGCAAGGCAGTGATCCTCTCCCGGTCGCTTAGCGATGAAGCGGACGTGGATTACACTTTCGCCCAGGTAGGCATCGACGAGCAGAAGGTCGACTGGGGCAGCAACTGCGGCAACTGCTCAGCCGTTGTCGCCCCGTACGCCATTGAACGGGGCTGGGTGTCCGCCGGTGCTGAAAGCACGTCCGTCCGGGCCCTGAATACGAACACCAACCAGCTCATCCTGCAGAAGGTTCCCACACCCGGGGGCAGGCTGCAGCAGGCCGGCACACAGGACATTCCCGGTGTCCCGTTCCCCGGGTTGCCCGTGGGAATGGGATTCCTTGATCCGGCCGGCAGAACCACCGGGAAGCTGTTCCCAACCGGGAACCCGCTGGACAAAGTGACCTTCGACGGACGGCAGGTGGAAGCCACGCTCATCGACGCCGGCGCTCCCCTGATCATCCTCGAGGCCGAGTCCGTCGGCTTGACCGGAACCGAAACCGCTGCTGACATCGACGCCCGGGCCGGACTGCTCATGCACCTGGACGATGTCCGCAGGGACGCCGCTGTCCGCATGGGACTCGCATCCGCCCCCGCTGAGGCCCGGCGGGCCATACCCAAGCTGGCGCTCGTGGCCAAGGCAACAGCGGGCGAAGAGGCTGACCTCGTCGTGATGATGCTCTCCATGGGCCGGCTTCATCCCGCACTGGCCGTCACCGGAAGCGTCGCGCTGACTATGGCGGCCCAGCACGAAGGCACTGTGGTCTGGGGCCTGATCTCCCAGGACGCCACATCCGGCCTCACCATGCGAACCCCCGCCGGCATCGTCCAGACATGGGCCGAAAGCCGCCTGGGCACCCCCGTCGTCGGCACCCTCCGAAGCGCCCGCCGCATCGCCGACGCCGAACTTCTGCTGCCAGAAACCTGGTAA
- a CDS encoding Bug family tripartite tricarboxylate transporter substrate binding protein: protein MTSNKSSLEPPGLLPEDTPIVQTEQTEQADPPKHSRRTILAAVGAFALLGTATTVLGGSLLNPPSSTEDGDFSGETLEFLIPLASGGGTDTWARFIGTELTNYVPGRPGFAPVNEAGGEGILGTNRFARSAKTDGTEILVGTASTVVPWVLGRSAVKYSFEDLKPVVVNGTGGVIYARAEAGVAGLQDLVNRDTPLEFGGISATGLDITTLVAFDLLEADVTSTFGFEGRGPVNLALQRGEIDLDYQTTSAYGSAVAGIAKEGKAVVLMSFGQLNEAGDVIRDPNFPDVPTVAEAYETLHGKKPSGEKYEAYKTLLGLTYTYQKGLWVPQETPENAYELLRQSSEKLGTDPGFQEKAAKVLGGYPLVADPGVADRVRDAYKVSSSVRSYVTGLLADKYNIHVE, encoded by the coding sequence ATGACGAGCAATAAGTCATCCTTGGAGCCACCAGGACTTCTCCCGGAGGACACCCCCATCGTGCAGACCGAACAGACCGAGCAGGCCGATCCGCCCAAGCATTCCCGGCGCACTATCCTCGCAGCCGTGGGCGCATTCGCACTGCTGGGAACGGCAACCACCGTCCTGGGTGGAAGCCTGCTCAACCCGCCGTCCAGCACCGAAGACGGCGATTTCAGCGGCGAAACCCTCGAATTCCTGATTCCCTTGGCTTCAGGCGGTGGAACAGATACTTGGGCCCGGTTCATCGGAACCGAGCTGACCAACTACGTTCCGGGCCGCCCTGGTTTTGCACCGGTAAACGAAGCCGGCGGCGAAGGCATTCTGGGCACCAACCGGTTCGCCCGCTCCGCCAAGACTGACGGCACCGAGATCCTGGTCGGCACAGCCTCTACCGTGGTGCCCTGGGTCTTGGGACGCTCGGCCGTGAAGTACTCCTTTGAAGACCTCAAGCCCGTCGTCGTCAACGGCACCGGCGGGGTTATCTACGCCCGCGCAGAAGCCGGCGTCGCCGGCCTGCAGGATCTGGTCAACCGGGACACCCCGCTGGAATTCGGCGGGATCAGCGCCACAGGCCTGGACATCACCACCCTGGTGGCCTTCGACCTGCTCGAAGCGGATGTCACCAGCACCTTCGGGTTCGAAGGCCGAGGCCCGGTCAACCTTGCCCTACAGCGCGGCGAAATCGACCTGGACTACCAGACGACCTCAGCCTACGGCTCAGCCGTCGCCGGCATCGCCAAGGAAGGCAAAGCGGTCGTCCTGATGTCTTTCGGCCAGCTGAACGAGGCCGGAGACGTCATCCGCGACCCCAACTTCCCGGACGTGCCCACGGTTGCTGAAGCCTACGAAACGCTCCACGGAAAGAAGCCGTCAGGTGAAAAGTACGAGGCCTACAAGACCCTGCTCGGGCTGACCTATACCTACCAAAAGGGACTCTGGGTTCCCCAGGAGACCCCGGAAAACGCCTACGAGCTGCTGCGCCAGTCCAGCGAGAAGCTCGGCACCGACCCAGGTTTCCAAGAAAAGGCAGCCAAGGTACTCGGCGGTTACCCCCTCGTCGCGGACCCCGGAGTAGCCGACCGCGTCCGGGACGCCTACAAAGTCAGCAGTTCCGTCCGGTCCTATGTCACAGGGCTGCTCGCGGACAAATACAACATCCACGTTGAATAA
- a CDS encoding MFS transporter, translating into MISRQESRRWLWMLIASAVLCQIALNLARPLISYKVLALGGDAATVGLIAAAYALLPVVIALWLGRMSDKSPSLRGIIVAGTALLAAGPFLLSGAPSLLLIAVASAVLGLGHLCFTIAGQSAIARFLPYNQMDAAFGWFTAAFALGQLVGPLLAGLLMGAAQGVPAAVRLADANTALMFAGAICILGVPAAFATSVKQPKKKPTAKATSPDAAPASVASLLATPTVKANMAASLALLATTDILVAFLPLLGEESGVPPLMVGVLLAVRAGASISSRLLLPVLLSRWSRPALVTSSLAGAAIPLALLPSVFETPILAGVLLAIAGFFLGLGQPLTMTLISQAVPPAARGAALALRLLGNRLGQVTLPLAAGLLVAPAGPGGSVWMSSAILMAACIRRPRK; encoded by the coding sequence ATGATCAGCAGGCAAGAGTCCCGCAGATGGTTATGGATGCTGATCGCATCCGCAGTCCTCTGCCAGATTGCCTTGAATCTGGCCCGGCCGCTGATTTCCTACAAGGTGCTGGCCCTAGGGGGAGACGCCGCAACTGTCGGCCTCATAGCAGCTGCCTATGCCCTGCTTCCTGTCGTGATCGCGCTTTGGCTTGGAAGAATGTCGGACAAAAGCCCATCGCTGCGAGGCATCATCGTCGCAGGAACGGCTCTGCTTGCAGCCGGACCTTTCCTGCTGTCCGGCGCCCCATCCCTGCTTTTGATAGCTGTGGCCAGCGCTGTTCTGGGCCTTGGCCACCTGTGCTTCACCATCGCAGGACAGTCCGCTATCGCCAGATTCCTTCCCTACAACCAAATGGACGCCGCCTTCGGCTGGTTCACCGCAGCCTTCGCCTTAGGCCAACTCGTGGGGCCGCTCCTGGCAGGCCTGCTGATGGGGGCGGCGCAAGGAGTGCCGGCCGCCGTCCGGCTCGCCGACGCCAACACGGCGCTCATGTTCGCAGGTGCAATCTGCATACTCGGCGTTCCCGCCGCCTTCGCAACGTCCGTAAAGCAGCCAAAGAAGAAACCTACGGCAAAAGCGACGTCCCCGGACGCGGCCCCGGCTTCAGTGGCGTCCCTCCTGGCCACTCCGACCGTAAAAGCGAACATGGCGGCAAGCCTGGCGTTGCTCGCAACCACCGACATCCTCGTCGCCTTCCTCCCGTTGCTTGGCGAGGAAAGTGGGGTGCCCCCTCTGATGGTCGGGGTGCTCTTGGCCGTCCGTGCCGGAGCCTCCATCTCATCGCGCCTCCTGCTCCCCGTTCTGCTCTCCCGTTGGAGCAGGCCAGCGCTCGTAACCTCCAGCCTCGCCGGTGCAGCCATCCCGCTGGCACTCCTCCCTTCGGTATTTGAGACCCCGATCCTGGCCGGCGTCCTGCTCGCCATCGCCGGGTTCTTTCTGGGATTGGGACAGCCCTTGACCATGACACTGATCAGCCAGGCTGTTCCACCAGCCGCCCGGGGTGCCGCTCTGGCGCTCCGGCTGCTCGGCAACAGACTCGGCCAAGTCACCCTGCCCCTGGCAGCCGGGCTGCTCGTAGCACCGGCAGGACCTGGCGGATCCGTTTGGATGTCCTCAGCAATTCTGATGGCCGCGTGCATCAGGAGACCGCGTAAGTAG
- a CDS encoding universal stress protein: protein MTVLVAYASAPEGREALTEGINEAHRRKSNLLIVNIGRGHHDLDEQELQALESQLTESGLGLIIESSILADPGDAVIQIAQDRNVEVIVVGLRHRSMVGKLILGSTVQRILLDATCPVLAVRADKL, encoded by the coding sequence ATGACGGTACTCGTAGCCTACGCATCCGCCCCCGAAGGCAGGGAGGCGCTAACTGAGGGGATCAACGAAGCCCACCGGCGGAAGTCAAACCTGCTCATCGTGAACATCGGCCGGGGCCACCACGACCTGGACGAGCAGGAACTGCAGGCATTGGAGAGCCAACTGACCGAATCCGGTCTCGGCTTGATCATCGAATCCTCAATCCTGGCCGATCCAGGGGACGCGGTCATCCAGATCGCACAGGACCGCAACGTCGAAGTGATCGTCGTTGGACTGAGACACCGGTCCATGGTGGGCAAACTCATCCTGGGAAGCACCGTCCAACGTATCCTGCTCGACGCGACCTGCCCGGTACTCGCAGTTCGGGCCGACAAACTCTGA